A stretch of DNA from Lotus japonicus ecotype B-129 chromosome 4, LjGifu_v1.2:
ATTAGCTTGTGCCACATCAGCTTCCACAATTGCTCTATATCTGCCAGCACATTCATTCAGTGCTTGCTTCAGAGCAGGCTCAGAACTCCcctgaagaagaaggtgatggaTCTTGTCTAAGGCATTGTTTGCTTGGGTTTTCATTGTGTTGATCATGATCAGTGCTAGCCCTGTGACATCTTTTTTAGAGCTTTGAGGGTCAGATTTGAGGTAGTGAATGCAAAGATCATGATGGGGTGTTTGCTTGCAAGTTTCTTCAATCAGATTGGTGCCTTTTAGCTGCATAATTCTGCAGTGACTCACTGGTACTGAGATTGTTGCTGCTATGACAAGAGTGATGAAGATAAGAGGTAATGGATTCATGTTTGTTGGAATGAGAAGGAAGATAGATTCAAGTCTCCTCAGATGTGAAAACTGGTGAGGCCTTTATAGTTAAGAAGCTCTGATCGTGTTGTGCAGGGAAGTGGACAAATGTCAAGTAAGGAACCAGAATTATGTTTTGAGATTTTGTTAATAATGTCATTTTTTTCGAAAAATAGAATGTAAATATCTTCTCTAGAATTAATCATTGTAAAAGACTATACAATATCAACAGGTGGTTGTTGGTTACATGTCAGTTCTCATTTAAATAAGACATCAGGTATTCATAAATCATGTCATAATTGAATTGTTAAAATGTTAAATCCTTAGCAGGTTGATAAGGATTAGGAATTATCTTAGTTGTGGTGAAAAAAAATTGGGAGAGGTAAATTTTACTTCTATGATCTCAATGCCTAGAAATGAATTAGTCTCTGATTATCGACATGATGACAAATTTAGTGTATACTAAAAAAAATATCTCATATAAGTTTTATATATAGAAAGAAATCAGATAGAAACTAATCTAATCATAATGTGTATGTTCCTAGCGTAAGCTCTGATGTAAAAATATGATTGACAACTCATAAAAGAGACAAAATGTGAAATAGTTTATGGTTGATAGAAGTAGACACTAGAAAATTGTTAACATAATTAATGAAGGTTTCTTTTTATAAAGTAAAAAGGAAATTTATTTAACATAATATTTTTAAGccttttattaataatttataatttcaaTATGATCTCATATCCAACACTCTTATTCAAATTTTCAAGTTGTATTTTAAATAGGTGGTCATCAATCTTCTAAAAAACATCAACAAATCAACTATcttcattaaaaaaatcaaatttcagCCATAcctcattttaaaattaatttttttctatgtttacttcattttaaatataaagCTATCTACTAATAAAAACAATAagctttaaaaattaataaacttGAATAATAATACAAATAGAACCTTGAAAAAAAGGGGAAATTATATTTTAAGTCAGATGATCTTTTGTCCATGATTCCTACATGATATGGTTGGTGCCAATATGAATAAAGGGTGAATTGCGTGTACGTTGGGTATTGGGGCAAAAATGGGCATACCCTTAAAATAACAAGTACCGTGAGGTTCATGACCCCTCTCACATTTGCGTAAAGGGCTTGGCTTGTTCGAGTCATCACTTATGTACACttgtataagctttcagctgtGATGACATATTACAACGTTTTGCCGTTAAAAATCAACATGATTCTATAGTGGATTGAATGGAAATTGGGAAATATGGAAAGAATAAGGAACGGCCATACAGTCTACATTTTCATAGTGGACGATTTTATAATCAACCAAAAAGTatcaaaaaataaagtaatactGGAAAATTTcaatatgaaacaaaaaatgatgTTAACATCCATACAATGAGTTGGTGACTCCTTGTCGTAACAAGAAGACCAAAGTTAAAGCTTTTTGAACCGTAGTTTCCCTAGGACTTGACAAAACATGGATGCTAACTACACTAATTGTTCAAGAGTCGCCTTTGAATAACGAATATGTAATATGGTtggattcaatttttttttctagatcGTTTTCAGATGCATAGCTTATTAGCTTTTGCctaaaattgacttttattGTAGAATTAATAATagagtaatttttaaaaacgcacATATGTTTTATTGAGCTTATTTGACTTACAATTAGATCGAGAGTTCCCAAGGAAGGAGACCTAATTAAACCTTTTCACTATGATAGTTAACATACATAATTACAAGAGGTTTTTCCCTTTTATAAAAGGAAAGACATAACCTAACCTAAAATTTTCTAAGGCTTTGGGTTAAACAAAAGCGGCCCAAGTATAGATGAGTCACTATAAAATAAGATGTTGTTGCTCGCCCAACTAAAGTTGCTCGCCATGTGATGAGGCACTACGCGCTACATGAAAAAGTCTCTCATCGAATGAGGAAGACGAGTGATTGGTTGCTTTGTTGAGACTTTTTTTACTTTCAATAGCCCTAAACAACAACTATCACAATAAAAGAACAAACCAATCCTCAGATTATTTGATACGCTAAACCTTATCTCTTGTATTCCTCAACCCCACCTTAGTAAAGAAGAATAGGACATGCATTAGTGAAAGggggaaagaagaaaaaaaacggGGGGCGAAGGGCAAATAGAAATGCAAGAATTATGCGTTAGGGTCAAGCCTATCCACTAGCAGCAATTCCTAATAATTGAAAGATATGTATAGGTCTCTCTCTCttttcaacaaaaataaaaggatAACATTCTTTGTTAAAAAGTAGCATGTACCCTTATCTTATATGATACGTAAATGTCATGTTTTATTAAGAAACAAATCATAACAGGTTATCTTTGCCAATCAATCAGAACCTATGTGTGTTTGATTGTATGATTAAAAGCCTCACAATCACTATATCATTTTGTGTTACTTTGGAAATGTGTTTGCTAGCATATAtgaatcattttcatttttaaaatcaattctgaaactcagATTAATAAAAAAGTCTTCTAATAGATGGTGTTAGAACGTGAAAGGATTTCGTAAATGCTTATATTTGATTTTAATGCTAAGTACATGTTTGGATCATTGATTCTCACAACTAATTTTGGTAAAATTGATTGTAGAAAAAGTAAAAGGATTTATGTTTGAATATATTTGTGAAAAAATGACTTTTatatgatattattttaaaattcaggATTAAAATCTCATAATCGATTATATTTAaacaaaacttcttttttttagCTTCTACCAAAATTCATATTAGGTATCAAATCATTTCTAAAAAATAATTCCAATACATTAATCTTTTCATTTGGAATTAACTTCACTATACTAGAATTTGATTCTAGAATCCCTCAACAGAAAACCATTACACTATTTTTGTTATAATTGAAATATGAAAGACAAACAAATGACTACGTCAACAAATctaaatacaaataaaaaataatgaaaaaaataggAAACTTTCAAATACGCTTAGGAGACTCCTCTCATGAGACTTGGCGAGCAAAAGTATTAGCAAGGGTGCTAAACCATCATATTCTAAATATCAATTTTAAGATAGAAGGTTCTTATGAGTATTTTTAAGAGAAACACTTCTTCAACTGTAATGTTTTGAATTGTGTGCCCTTGCTGATCCAAACATAGCTAAGTAACAAATCAAGTACTACATCTTTCCCAGtgcaaattaaataaaagtacCTTCTGAATTCCTTAAAAAAACATGCCTCGAAATGTTAAATTTTTCAGTTTTGGTCCTCATAACTTCAGGTTTCAAATATCGAAACTCATAGGAATCACAAGAGGGTTGGATTTTACACATAAACTGTTCTAATACACTGCATCACATTATAATTGATTTCAGAAACTAACTTAGTAGAATTGATTAATAGAAGCAAATGTTTCATCAGCTAGAGCAACATCCTAACAATAGCTCCAGTAACAGCTGCAACATCATGCATAACATTGTTCTGTTTTGTAAGAAGTGATTTCCCAGAAAACTCACTTTCACAATAAGTTGCCTCATTAGCAGCATCATTAGCCCCATCTTCTGCAAATTTTGGATCCCCTTTCTGCAAAGCTTCAGTGGCCTGAGGGATATCACCTATCAAAATTGCTCTGTATTTATCAGCACAGGAACTCAAGGCTCTCCTCTGCTCTGTTCCAAGTCCAATTTTCACCTTTTGCAGCTCGTGGATTACATTCAATGCATCGTTTGCTTTTGCTTTCATCACTCTCACCATGATCTGAGCCAGTCCTGTGACATCTGCACCAGAACCTCCTGGGCTTGCCTTGAGGGACTGAAAGCAAACATTGTAGTTGGGTGTGTTCTTGCAGGTTGTTTCTATCAGTTTTCCACTGTTTGGAAGGAAAGTTCTGCAGTGAATTGTTGCTGGAATTGAAATCATGATGAGAAGAAGAGCTTGAAGGTAGAATGAAATTGTTAGGGGCTTGAAGTGTGGCATCGTTAATGTTCAGAGAGAGGGTGATGGTAGATAGAAAGCAATGAACTATGaaattatgagtttaatccTGAGTCCATAGAATGTTATGATGTTAGGCCATTTTATAGTGAGGAGCTGAGGTAGTGGACCATGTTTGAATTCAACATGCcaaattttaattcatttgtTAATATTTGAGATATATTCATATTTGCATTTCAACCAACATTAAATCAAATGATCTTAGAAATCATGAAAACATAGAATAACACATGTCAATGCATtttaaaatatgttatttttatattttcatactTTTTAACGGTAAAACAAACGATACCTTATATTTTAGATGTTTCATATTTTTTCATGTCACATTACAATATCAACTATCAAGTAAAATATTCTATTTATCAAATAAAGAATTGAGGCATATTTTAAGATCAAAGTTAAATTGCCAATATGTATATTTAGAAATTTTCTATAATTGACACCGAAATTCAAATCAATTCGGAAACAAACTGTGAATAGTTATTAGATGTCATAAGTGatttttaagagaaaaaaaaaaactgatcaCTCTCAGTGTACTTAAACGATATCCAAAGGCATAAACACATACAAAGACAAAGGTAACTAACATTTTTAATCTAATATAGAGGAAAAGCtagtggaattttttttataagctagtGGAAATGATTCATGTTCACAACTTTTCTACCTGTATAATGACTTTTAACACAGTTTGTATTGCTAAGTTAATAAAATTATACCTCTATATCATCTTTTAAGGATTCTCATCATTACTATAGTTTTTCTTTATACATCGGAATAGGATCATTACTATAGTTCTATATCACTAAAGTATATTAAAGAAAGACAATAGAAATTCTATTTGAAAAAGTTAATGTTTGAAAATAGCAGAAGCCAAGAGCTAGAGCTAGAGCCTAGATTATCGATGACACTAGCATATGTGGTTTATCACTTTGGAGGTTCTATGTTTagggttttttttaattattatttttttttgaaaaaaacgaatattttttataaaaaacatAAGGTAagcaattttcattttctttctcctcTATGGAAATGTGtttcataaaattaataaaaacaacTTTTTGAAATAATCTAATTTCATCTTTTATGGaataatgatttaaaaaaaaacttacaaacattaaaaaaaaaaaagattaatgaCAAATGTGATTTCTAAGAAATAACTAAAATAAATGCACACTTTATAGCCTTCTCTATACTATACACCAGTGTATGTTAgattttttatgaaataaatttatatcaacaaaataaaactaaaacaaaTGCACTTTTTAAGTCTTTAAACTCTTGTCTATACTATACACTAGGATTTTAGCCCGTCTCagtgcgatgcacggacgagcagttcttcaatttatcatatttattcaatcaatttatttaacttcATCTATTTAAATCACATACCAAGGAATTTATTCTCATCAACACAACTCAACTACTATTTTACTTACTACTTTCAACTTAAGCCAATAAGGAATTTCTTAGCATGTTTGAAGAACAAACATACTGGAATTTCTTAGCAAGTTTAAAAACATCCCCCTCTAGAAAACATACACGAATAGGATAAAGTGAGGAGAAGCTCAGATCAAACCATCTTGCCTGGTtaatatatagatagattttCACTAACATGTGAGTCAATTTATgtctaaaataacaaaaaaaaccaaTTTTCGGTGCCAAATAAACACATTAGTGTGGATGCGTGCCAGCCTAtgtaaaaatatcatttttttcctCTACCCTTGCTTTTGTAATATCCACTCTGTTGTTTGATTTGTTCAAGTAATAATTGTTTGGATAAGTACTATTGATCCTTGTTACTTGACTCGACTACTGTATGGGATCATCACAATTTGTACATTTCCAGAATTAAACATTTATTTACGACTATGGAATCTTTGATTGCTCTGagagaaaatattgcatatccACTTAATTTGGGTTACTACGGGTATTTTTGAGATTTTGTTCAACTAAATTCAAATACAGACTTCAAAATTTACCCACCAATTTCGgattaaaaaaaacttcttcAGCTTTTATTTAGTGGCCTTAAATTATATTTTGGaaacaattaattatgattttatacataaataattttacttaatatttaaacaATAAAAGCTGAAAAAGGGAAGAAAACTGGTAAAAAAACCGGCTATAACCGGTCTGGAAATGGTCCAAAACAGCTGGATGACCTGCTCAGCAGGTCACCCACTATATAAAGATCATTTCCTCTCTTCCTCACCCAAAACCCTAGCCGCTGCCTCTCTCCTTCTCTGAAATCTCGTCTGCTTcctcctctcttcttcttcttcttcttcttcttcttcttcttcttcttcttcttcttcttcttcttcttcttcttcttcttcttcttcttcttctctctaaAACCCTAGCCGCTACTCTTACCGTTCTTCCCCTAATCCTTTTCTTCCTCTgattttttcctcttcatttgcTGTTCTTCAAACcgtattcttcttcttccactccTCTGGTCCCCTCCACCATTTTCGCCCCCAGACGATCCTAAACTCTAATTTTCGCCCCCTACAAATCCAAAACCCTTATTTTTCTCCAAATCCGAGTTAAGAACCACCTGGATCGGAGATTTTTACAATCTGAGCTACACAAGCAACGATTTTTTCACCAAAATCCGAGTCAAGAAGCACCTGGATCGGACATTTTAGGCTCTGAGGTAtgttaaaatcaaatttttacttgattttgttcttttaatattttcattcacTGAATCCTTCTCCTCTCCCTTCTAGATCATCTCCCTGTCAACCAAATGTGACATGCAAGCCTCTGAagatggagttttttttttaatgtaaataTCAATATGCAGGGTAAAAGAACAATTTTTTACtgtaaagtttgattttttatgtAAAGATGTATTGTTATAAGATCAATATCAGTTCTTATATGTATTGCTATAAGATGTATGCTAACCTCTTTGATGAGCGATTCTGTGTGTTATGATTTTTAATTCAatgatttataaaattaataaatttatttatacacCATTAACTTTATCGAAACATTGGTGAGGTTAAACTAATTATTAACTTTAGTGTATATAGTATATAAAATATATGGACATTTGAAGTTTTTACATACGTGTGATGCACATATGCAAGGAAAAGACAATATACAATTATACATATTTAGTTGAATAATTTATTAAGGTGAATAAATTAACTAATTTaccaataatttttaatattttaacataTATTAAGAAAACTACACCCACCCCTAAGAAAAGACTCAAGAGAGCATCTCCAACCCAAGTTCCTTATTTTGGTTTCTTAAACACTATTCTGCACTATTTTTATGGGCTCATACTGCCACATAGGTTTAGCCAATATATATGTCACAATACCTCACATCAGTACTGAGTATCAATGGAGCAAACACTCCTTCAGCAACCCACCTGACTTTTGTCAAGCTTGAGAACACGTGGGCTCTTATGCACCTACATCCAAAACTGCATATTGAAGATGGCAAGGTAGTGACAATTCCTTGGTTGCTCCAAAACCTCATTGTTCTTCACCCAACAACTATGATTTATAAATTTCAGTACAATTTCTCTTCCACTACCTTTTACGACACATTCCTTTTGAGATGCCTCTAAAAAGAGTGAAAAcaaatatagataaataagatggaaTATGAATTGAGGGTCTGCTCTATTGCTAAGAAAGCAAATAATTCTTGCTGGCATAGAAAGATTAACAAAACATTGAGTTGTTCTTCTAGAAATTGAAAACCATTGTTGCCTCATTCTTTTCTCTTTGTGGTTGATTTGACTCTAGTATTAGGGTTTAATGTTCACAGAAAAAGCTTCAGTTCAGCAAACTGTTTGTTAAGATAATGTCAGGTGgagaaaaaaatagagaaaaaaatctATGAGGAAGAAATTATGCATCTTAGTTCAAAAAATTTGAGCACGATACTAAAATACATGGCCAACCATTCTAtaagaaaattcaaaatttgaggttATAAACAACACTTAATAAAATGTTTATAAActaatattttccttttctgcCTACTTACATTAGCAAACAGTCAACATTACCCACTTGATCATAAAACATTAAaactaaaacaataaaaattaagatCATATTTAAATGAAAGGAAGCAAAAATATGGTTCATTCACAATCTTCATAGTTGTGCTTACCCACTATTATATAAAACATTATAGATTAAATTGATCCCACTACTTCGATCAATAATAGGTAAAAAGCATTCGTCCATCACAGTTAGTGCAATAGCTAGCTTGGAATTGCATTCGAACCCTGTAtcattcacacttaacccttctgatcccctacgtcaaattagtcctatcacttCAGCTAACATTCAAAAAAaccctaactttcacttcatattgaatttcaaagctaaataatatggTTCTATGGATCAGGTTCTATAATCCTAGTATATCATATAAAACTAATAAACgatttaaattttttcttttaattgaaataaaacaatcactaaaaaaatataatactaAAATAAAGTACGACAATGAATAAACGCTTTAAATTTTTATTCACACTTGAATGGTCattattttaaacaaaaataattataatttgttataaagaaatcataataaaaaaatacaataaactttaggcttaaatatgttggaagtccctctaaaataggggtgctttggttaaggcccctacaaatttttttgggtggaataagcccctaatgtgaaaataatatatggtGATAAGCCCCTaccgtgaggttccgtttaatttaTGATGATTCTGTAAACGGCGTTGGCGtgtattatattttgtgaaaattattcaattaaagagggtgccacgtaagtaaatgagggatcaaaaaataaaaataaaatgaaaatccaaagtaaaaaacacaagtacgtttggggattttacttgagttttttacttgggtttttattttttcaaccctaatttacttacgtggcaccctctttaattgaataattttcacaaaatataatttacGTCAGCGTCGTTTGCAGAATCATGagaaattaaacggaacctcacggcaggggtttatcactatatattattttcacattaggggcttattccacccaaaaaaaattgtaggggccttaaccaaaagatccctattttagagggacctccaacatatttaagcctaaactTTAAGCTTAAAtcattattaaaaaaactatCAGCTATTGGAATAAGCTCCTTTATAAGAAAATTTTCTAGaacttttaagctagtcaaattaGTTTAAAGCTAGTGAAAAAAAGTTATAAGTTAACTAAAATAACAtaccaaacatagccataaAAAGTAAATTATACAATTTTTACATATGATCAACATAAAAATGATAAAGAAGATTAATATGAAAGTAATTAATTATAGCAAAatgaatttataaaaaataacaaacttaTGTACTAAATTCAAATATGCTTACAAAAAACTAAATTCAAATATAAGAACatctaaagaaaaaagaagaagcaatTAATACTTAAATTTTCCAAGCTTGCTTCCTTCGAAATACTCGCACAAATTTAATGTCTCACAGTTGATCAAATTTCCTGTCCCAATACCTacaataagtaaaaattaatttaaagattatttaaaaaaaattaattttacttaatatttaaaataataaatactgaaaaaaagggagaaaaccggtcaaaacttaaaaaaaaccgGCTCTAACCGGTCAAAACCGGTCTGGAACCGGTCAACAACAGTTCGATGACCTGCTCAGCAggtcacccactatataatGTTGATTCCACTCTTTCTCACCCCAAAAACCCTATTGGCTTTTACAATTATTACCTTCACCGAATAGAATCTTTGTCCCATTTTTCTAACTCTGCTTAcgttcttctattttttttcaagGTTACCAAACTTTTGCCACTCTTGGAGTCTTGgtatatttatttgtttattagAACTTTAAGTACTTTAGGAGTTTAGGTTGTTacgttatatatttttttaacaaacaAATAGTTATAGTTATATATCAATgcaagattaaaaaaaaaaaagtagctaGTAGATATTCTATTTTGGGTCGATTAAAATTGGTTGTGTTTTGGTTTTTGAAAGACaattaggtagcgtttggtgacggaacggaacaagacagaacagaacggaacgggacagaacaggatgtaacaggacaataatgttctatgtgttgtgtttggtaactccaagtcaatagaacagaaccatgattttaattacatatataatcttgcatgtttaatatttgattgagtaaaacaaattgaactcaattgaacattttgtATAAAAACCGTTTGctattgcttacttcatgaaataatcatttatttctttaaaataatcacttatatattgtttaagttgtttcagtatgctattgaaaaaagcagaaacctaattatctatttaagctattttaagtgcgtttgtttagattaaaaaatattgaattttaaCTATAGGttttttaagagattttgagaaaagcataagttgattcgtgtttgactgctataattaaaatcacttttttttatctcccctcatctatcatcatagattttcattataagctaaagtaactatttcaaataatttgttttcagcttcagctgaaacaaacacaaaaggtgattttttgattaaaaagtgattttttcaaaataagttgaattaaaCGCACTCtattggctcgtttatcattgcttacaaaaactgattttacttttgaaaaaataattgattttatttta
This window harbors:
- the LOC130716044 gene encoding cell wall / vacuolar inhibitor of fructosidase 1-like, whose protein sequence is MNPLPLIFITLVIAATISVPVSHCRIMQLKGTNLIEETCKQTPHHDLCIHYLKSDPQSSKKDVTGLALIMINTMKTQANNALDKIHHLLLQGSSEPALKQALNECAGRYRAIVEADVAQANAGLQKGDPKFAENGANDAAIEATSCEKSFEGKKSPLTNDNNAMHDVADITAAIVRLLL
- the LOC130715435 gene encoding cell wall / vacuolar inhibitor of fructosidase 1-like, translating into MPHFKPLTISFYLQALLLIMISIPATIHCRTFLPNSGKLIETTCKNTPNYNVCFQSLKASPGGSGADVTGLAQIMVRVMKAKANDALNVIHELQKVKIGLGTEQRRALSSCADKYRAILIGDIPQATEALQKGDPKFAEDGANDAANEATYCESEFSGKSLLTKQNNVMHDVAAVTGAIVRMLL